The following are encoded together in the Anoplopoma fimbria isolate UVic2021 breed Golden Eagle Sablefish chromosome 9, Afim_UVic_2022, whole genome shotgun sequence genome:
- the rgl3a gene encoding ral guanine nucleotide dissociation stimulator-like 1 has protein sequence MRNIIPVNGGGDGGESRSLRSRVGRMKKLLWLRPSHCVDVHMDTEPGVWLTSFQLLDTDGQHEDPVQEWGEEEEDGAVFGVTLRREPVLPSSDTPELPTAFSFVQYHTVKLRRLKAGTLERLITQLLHPEHQEPDFIRVFLCTYRAFTSTNTLIELLFQREDAVSNLDNTVCLRSTLYPVIRLWLEEYGEDFQEPPQYQALRLLCVHLRHRLCFRRLAQTAESLLKRLKEQDCSQSASHRNSVSLQQEHRDQEDKHNFMDFSVREVAEQLTRLDAELFVKVVPFHCLGCVWSQRDKKENRNLAPTVRATISQFNAVTNRVITSLLCPSSPSPSTSSPISSPSSSSNFLYPSTAPSSPHGSHTSPAHRARIIEGWIAIAQECRELKNFSSMRAILSALQSNSVYRLKKTWAAVSRETMNTFDHLSETFPDVNCVLTSREILVEDGTHSDGSATPGSASRLSFSSGVVPYLGTYLTVLTMLDTALTDTVEGGLINFEKRRREFEILSQIRQLQSSCSRYSLPVNPYITAWLQGHTLLTDQESYELSRDLEPPVDPCPSSPNSWSSRLLTKKLTLLRTGSDNSLRKTHSDQISVSSSGSSGSEMEDLSVPQPSPLRLKLKSLSGSLHNVAEDFSSSSTSSSPSLSSSSCGSSHPDLSSSSLALSPESLSSCCSSQAVLPVYNKQVADSCIIRVSVESVCNGNVYKSILLTSQDHTRQVIERALEKHNIEDVGCQNFNLCQMLNNGKDLQIPDKANVFYAMCTSDNYDFVLRRRWRGHGRRLGSSSSPGAQPKSRYAK, from the exons GATCCGGTGCAGgagtggggggaggaggaggaggacggggctGTGTTTGGCGTCACGCTGCGCAGGGAGCCCGTCCTGCCGAGCTCAGACACACCGGAGCTCCCGACAGCCTTCAGCTTCGTTCAGTACCACACGGTGAAGTTGCGCAGGCTGAAGGCCGGCACCCTGGAGCGCCTGATCACCCAACTGCTGCACCCCGAGCACCAGGAGCCCGACTTCATCCGAGTCTTCCTCTGCACCTACAGGGCCTTCACCTCCACCAACACCCTCATCGAGCTGCTGTTTCAGAG AGAGGACGCAGTCAGCAACCTGGATAACACTGTCTGCCTACGCAG TACCTTATACCCGGTGATCCGGCTGTGGCTCGAGGAATACGGTGAAGACTTCCAAGAGCCCCCTCAGTATCAGGCTCTCCGGCTGTTGTGTGTCCACTTGCGGCATCGCCTCTGTTTCAGACGCTTGGCTCAGACTGCAGAGAGCCTCCTCAAGAGGCTCAAGGAACAAG ATTGCAGCCAGTCTGCGTCACATCGCAACAGTGTATCACTACAGCAAGAGCACAGAGATCAGGAagacaaacacaactttatgGACTTCTCTGTGAGAGAAGTGGCCGAGCAGCTGACCCGTTTGGACGCT GAGCTGTTTGTCAAAGTGGTGCCCTTCCACTGTTTGGGCTGCGTCTGGTCCCAACGGGAcaagaaggaaaacagaaacCTGGCGCCCACCGTCCGCGCCACCATCTCCCAGTTTAACGCCGTCACCAACCGTGTCATCACCTCACTCCTCTGCCCGTCCTCTCCCAGCCCTTCCACTTCCTCTCCCATCTCATCACCCAGCTCCTCCTCTAACTTCCTGTACCCCTCAACTGCTCCGAGCTCACCTCACGGCTCCCACACCAGCCCTGCCCACAGGGCTCGCATCATCGAGGGCTGGATTGCTATAGCTCAG GAGTGCAGAGAGCTGAAGAACTTCTCCTCTATGAGGGCCATCCTTTCAGCCCTGCAGTCCAACTCTGTGTATCGGCTCAAGAAGACCTGGGCTGCCGTAAGCAG gGAAACTATGAACACCTTTGACCACCTGAGTGAGACTTTCCCTGATGTGAACTGTGTGCTGACCAGCAGGGAGATCCTTGTGGAG GATGGGACTCATTCAGATGGCAGTGCCACCCCGGGCTCAGCATCCAGACTT AGCTTCAGCAGTGGTGTTGTGCCGTACCTGGGCACCTACCTGACTGTCCTCACCATGCTGGATACAGCTCTGACTGACACTGTGGAG gGCGGACTCATCAACTTTGAGAAGCGAAGACGG GAGTTTGAGATTCTCTCTCAGATTCGACAGCTTCAGTCTTCCTGCTCCCGCTACAGCCTCCCAGTAAATCCTTATATCACCGCCTGGCTGCAGGGCCACACACTGCTTACAGACCAGGAGAG CTATGAGCTGTCTCGTGATCTGGAGCCTCCAGTTGACCCCTGTCCCAGCTCTCCCAACAGTTGGAGCAGTCGTCTGCTGACTAAGAAACTCACTTT gttacGAACAGGCAGCGACAACTCCCTGAGAAAGACCCACTCTGACCAGATCAGTGTGTCATCTTCTGGCTCCAGCGGTTCAGAGATGGAGGACCTCTCTGTCCCCCAGCCCTCCCCTCTAAGACTCAAACTCAAG tctctctcaGGCTCTCTCCACAATGTTGCAGAGGatttctcctccagctccacgTCTTCCTCTCCCAgtctttccagctcctcctgcggCTCCTCCCATCCAGACCTCAGCTCTTCCTCTCTGGCCCTGAGCCCAGAGTCATTGtcgtcctgctgctcctctcaggCCGTGCTGCCCGTCTACAACAAACAGGTTGCTGACTCGTGTATCATCAGGGTCAGCGTGGAGTCCGTTTGCAATGGAAACGTCTACAAGAGCATTCTG CTGACCAGTCAGGACCACACGCGTCAGGTGATCGAGAGGGCTcttgaaaaacacaacattgaggATGTCGGCTGCCAAAATTTCAACCTCTGCCAGATGCTCAACAATGGAAAAG ATCTTCAGATCCCCGACAAAGCCAACGTGTTTTATGCCATGTGCACCTCCGACAACTACGACTTTGTGCTACGTCGGCGTTGGAGGGGCCACGGGAGACGTCTGGGCTCCTCCTCCAGTCCTGGAGCTCAACCCAAGAGCCGATACGCCAAGTGA